Proteins co-encoded in one Flavobacterium fluviale genomic window:
- a CDS encoding aldehyde dehydrogenase family protein, whose amino-acid sequence MENTTKILFPYDQSLVKELPLLDHNAIETILNTAESLFNDQSNWIAPFKRIEILEKAASIMNERSEELIHLAISEGAKPYKDSKAEILRAIKGVKLATEHISQLKGEQIPMGLTEASLKRIAFTTREPIGVVAAVSAFNHPLNLAVHQIATAIAAGCPVIFKPSSNTPLSGLALAAILKEAGLPEGWLQVILCDNEMAEKLVTDSRVHFLTFIGSAKVGWHLKSKLPPGTRCALEHGGAAPVIVESDADFSEMIPDLVKGGFYHAGQVCVSVQKVYVNEEICDRFIQQFSEQTNKLIVGNPFEETTDVGPLITPKEVNRVEEWVNEAVEEGAKLITGGKRISDTCFEPTILFNPSEKSKVSTNEIFGPIVCIYPFTNRDEAIKKANALEVHFQAAVFTKNIDAALETSKKLNATAVMINDNTAFRVDWMPFGGRDSSGLGMGGISYTINEMTREKLIVFKSKSL is encoded by the coding sequence ATGGAAAACACCACAAAAATACTATTCCCATACGATCAAAGTCTGGTAAAAGAATTACCGCTGCTAGATCACAATGCTATTGAAACTATTTTAAACACAGCAGAAAGCTTGTTTAATGATCAATCTAATTGGATAGCTCCTTTCAAAAGAATTGAAATATTAGAAAAAGCAGCTTCTATAATGAATGAAAGGAGCGAAGAACTAATACATCTGGCAATTAGCGAAGGCGCTAAACCTTATAAAGATTCAAAAGCGGAAATACTTAGAGCAATAAAAGGCGTAAAACTGGCGACAGAACATATATCGCAGCTAAAAGGAGAACAAATCCCAATGGGACTTACCGAAGCCTCGTTAAAGAGAATTGCTTTTACAACAAGAGAACCTATTGGGGTAGTTGCGGCTGTTAGCGCTTTTAATCATCCGTTAAATTTGGCAGTCCATCAAATTGCTACTGCAATCGCTGCAGGTTGCCCCGTAATATTTAAACCTTCAAGTAATACACCATTATCAGGTCTTGCATTGGCTGCTATTTTAAAAGAAGCTGGTTTGCCAGAAGGCTGGCTTCAAGTGATATTATGTGATAATGAAATGGCAGAAAAACTGGTTACAGATTCGAGAGTTCATTTTTTGACTTTTATTGGTTCGGCAAAAGTGGGGTGGCACCTAAAAAGCAAATTACCTCCTGGTACGAGATGCGCATTGGAACACGGAGGAGCAGCGCCGGTAATTGTAGAAAGTGATGCCGATTTTAGCGAAATGATTCCAGATTTGGTAAAAGGCGGTTTTTACCACGCGGGGCAGGTTTGCGTTTCGGTTCAAAAGGTTTATGTAAATGAGGAAATTTGTGACCGTTTTATTCAGCAGTTTTCAGAGCAAACCAATAAATTAATTGTTGGGAATCCGTTTGAAGAAACAACAGATGTAGGACCGCTTATTACACCAAAAGAAGTAAATAGGGTGGAAGAGTGGGTTAACGAAGCTGTTGAAGAAGGTGCAAAACTAATTACAGGAGGAAAACGTATTTCTGATACTTGTTTTGAACCTACAATCTTGTTTAATCCTTCAGAAAAATCGAAAGTATCTACCAATGAGATTTTTGGTCCAATTGTCTGTATCTATCCTTTTACAAATAGAGATGAAGCTATAAAAAAAGCCAATGCCTTAGAAGTGCATTTTCAAGCGGCCGTTTTCACAAAAAATATAGATGCAGCATTAGAAACTTCAAAGAAATTAAACGCTACTGCTGTCATGATAAATGATAATACAGCTTTTAGGGTAGACTGGATGCCATTTGGCGGAAGAGATTCTTCTGGTTTAGGTATGGGTGGAATTTCATATACTATCAACGAAATGACCAGAGAAAAATTAATCGTTTTTAAAAGTAAATCGCTTTAA